Part of the Mangifera indica cultivar Alphonso chromosome 4, CATAS_Mindica_2.1, whole genome shotgun sequence genome, CAGATCAGAAACGCAAGGAACAATGGGAAAAAACTGCTCAAGCACAACGTGGGTGGAATTGTGCTAAAATGCTTGGATTTGGTGACCTTGGTGGACCTTCATTATCTGTTGCTGAAGAATACTCACTTCATTCAAGATACCTATCTAAGGCCAATTCACTTAATCTTTCTGAAATCGCTGAGATGAAGATTGTGTAAGCATTTCAGTCATTTTCTTTTGGTTTACATACTGActgaatattttaattgtttttcatctttatctgcATTCTGATTGCATGATTTTGAGATAGGAAACTGAAAAttacatgattaaataattaaataaaactacatGATTTGGTTCTCCATTATTAAGTTAACTGAGGTAGATTAATTAGTGGTGGTTGTCAAAATTCAGATAATGATCCATTTCTATTGGATGGCATTGTGAACCTTTTTTATGAACCAATTTGTTTTCCTTGTAAAGAGTATATGAATTCTGGTTTGATGGTCTTATGGTGCATATAACATTTTGTAACTCTGTTCTTTCTATTTCAGTTACCGTGGTGGGGTAGACATTGAGGGACGCCCTGTAATGGTTGTTGTGGGAGCACATTTTTTGCTCCGTTGTCTTGATCTTGAGCGTTTTGTACTTTATGTTGTGAAGGTAATTTAGTTACAAAGTGCTTCCGTTTGACCCATTTTACTTGTTAGCATCTATGGAAATGCCTCTCAtcctaattaatttttcttattgacTTTTTAATTCTTGTCAACAACTGGATGTTgatctaaatattttaattttaatttcaggaATTTGAGCCCTTAATTCAGAAGCCTTATACTATTGTGTACTTTCATTCTGCTGCATCTTTACAGCTGTAAGTATTTTTTGGTGAACTTGCTAACATGCATATCGAGTTTGGGTTGCAATATTGTGTGCCTTTGCCTGTTGAAAAGCCAAGTAAATTACTGAGAATTGTTCATGTTGATTTAGATTCCTTGtcaatttaatgtattttttaggTGCTAAATTGTGTCGAGGGCAAGCTGTTTATGGTTATTTTGCACCTTTTTCTGCTActatatatctataaaattagGACAATATAAATTGTGTGATAATTATAACTTTTAGTGACTATGATGCGTGttatttttgacaaaatattaGTACAAAGGAGCAGCTTTTTTTCTCATGGTCAGTAAAGTGTGATCTTTTGATCATGGTTGGAGAAGGGTTTATGCCTTCTTATACTTCCTTGTTTTGTCTTGTATAATCGATAATGGTGGGAACTGAAACAATCTGGCAAACCATTTTCATGTCCTTCAATGTATGTTATAATTATCAAATGGTTGTCTTGtactcattaaaattttttaagcttttgattTTCCTTCTTTCCTAACATTCTGATTTTCATCATGATCTCCTTGTTGTGCTAAGAAATCCCTGAGTCCATTCCTTGAGAACAGAACATAAACCAGGTAGAAAGCAGAACAATCTTTATGACCGAGCATAGTTGGGAAACTGTCAAGAAGTCGAACTTAACATGCATTTGAATTTGGTAAAATAGTGGgaataataaatttcttttgaaGTTTGTGTTTAGTTGACTAGTTTTCCATTTTCCTGAAGAACCTCATTCTTTGTGAAGTTGTTTGCTAGCATTATGAATTGTATTTGGCCTTGGGCATTTAGATTTTGAGattcaaaatttatgttaataaataaagCTCTTCATAACAACAATTCAAAGGGGCTGATGTGGAGCTGTATAACGCATGTCACAGTCCTTAATCTTTACAGTCCTATTTTGCttatcttgtttttgtttctgtaATAAACAGCCAACCAGACTTGGGATGGATGAGAAGATTACAGCAAATACTTGGTCGGAAACATCAACGTAACCTGCATGTATGCAACTAATAATCCccttattaacaaaacaaagctAATCTTAATTCTGATTGCACTATGTGCTCTATGTAGGCAATTTACGTTCTGCACCCTACTTTACACTTGAAGGCTGCTATCTTTGCAATGCAATTTTTAGTGGATAGTGTGGTATGTCTGAAACTGTTTGTCAAACATTAGTTGAAATGTGAACTTTGAAAGTTTAGTAGTTTACTGCTTCTGAATGTTTTGGTAACTAATTGCTATTCCTTAGGTGTGGAAGAAAGTGGTGTATGTTGATCGGCTTCTGCAGTTGTTTAGATATGTTCCTCGTGAGCAACTGACCATCCCTGATTTTGTGTTCCAGTGAGTCTTCtggttcttttctttttgggcATTCACTTTTGTTTCCATTTACCGAAGAATGGGCACTCTTTTGCCCCGTGTGCAGTTTTCACGTTTACTGCACTCATAGCACCTTGCATACTGTTTCCTTATTCCTTGTTTACAGTCAGAACAAAGGAAATAGGATTATAATGTTGTATTTATGTGGTTGATGCAGGCTTGATTTAGAAGTGAATGGAGGAAAAGGTCTTATCGTGGACCCAAGAACAAAATATGTGTATCAGCGGCCTTAGTCCCCATGATGATTAAAGCTGTAATTTGCCATTTTGTATTTAACTTTAAATGTGTTTAGCAGGGGAGGTCTTTTGTATGTTGGTTGTTAGTCATGTAAATTTGGGTCTGATTTCTGATTTGTAGCGTTATATTTGTTCAGCAATTAGTGTCTGATGGTGAAAATAAGCTTGTTCATTTTGTATCATGTTAAATTGGAATTGgatgattttcaataaaaataaatcagagCTGATTTGAGCTTTCTTTAATAGCTACATgggttttatttgtttattttcagattatttttAAGATGAATATAAAGTATCTTAATTGAATGCAAATTTGCTATatttctaaaaagaaaaaataaacccaattagatatatatatatatatatattatgtaaaatctttttttgatataacaatataaaatcaatattttttgttttttgttttttcatttgcacttcaattaaatttaaaaaaaaaaaaaacaaagtaagtTAAATGTTTACGTGGACGGGAATTGTGGGAGGCATTTTTGTCATTAGGGTAAAATGGTTTTGTCAACATACTGGCGCGATAACAAAGTCAATAGCATAATCCTCGTTACACAGGATTTTacctcttttttaattttaattttaaagtcaaCAAACCAAccaatatttgtaatttttgaggACGAAACGGCAGCGGCTTCTCTCTTGAATCTAGTTTCGCGGCAGGCAGCAGCCGCAGCTTTCTGGTTAGTTTTTGATGCACTCTCCCTCTCTCTACTCTAGTTTCTATTATCATCAGATGTTGCACCCACCTCCTGtctgttatttaattaatggaATTGctatcttttaattaatttttttttaaagttatttctCTCAATTAGTTAGTGCCACTTTCTTTACTTTCATGTtgtcaaattgttttttattttggtaatttttgaGAACCATGTGATGTTTTGGTAGTTGATCGGAAGAAGGCCATAATATTAGTTGGTTAAAGGgaaggaagaaaattttaaataaaaataatattagtattctcttttgattaaattttgctATAACACCcttgaattgattattttgtgTTAATACAGATGCAAAGGCAGTGATACGCCTAGTTTCTACTCTGTTCTGTAATTAAAGTTTCCTTCCTTGGACAAAAATGGTACAAGGCCTTTCAGTAGGCACGCTAACAATCTCTGGAAATGGCGCGTTTCATGGGTCAACTTCTTCATGGCGAAGACATTTCAAACTAGTGAAGAAAACCTATTTGGGGATTGATGGGCAATGCCTTTGGGAGCAATGTGTTCAAAACTTACACCTGAGGGGTAAGCCCAATAGACTAAGACAGAGAAATTTGAGGGTTGAAGCTGGGTGGCTCTTTAAAGGTGGTGACCaagggttggattcaagctCAGAGCGTAGTGAGGCTGCTAATGAGGATATactgattttcttttttcagctAGACTTGGCAACTCGAGTACAGGTTTTATGCacagtttttttaatttcatctttataCATAGACATAGTGAAATGGTTTAAAATTTCTCTCCCAAATTCAAGGATTCCACTCACAAGCTTTGATGGTTGGGTATCATTAAATTTTAGTGCGCTTTAAACATGGAGCAGTATGATGTTGCACAACAGTTGAGAAACAAACTTACCGAGGTTAGATCTCTCATCCTGTATATGTCAGAAACCACTCATTAGGAGATCGTTTCCACATATTACTCAAGTAAATAACTTGTTAAGAAGCATCCTGCTCATTTTCCAGgtgttttttttcttacttcaaaGCCTGCTGTTCTGTTAATTTGTTTACTACAACTTTTATGTATTCTTTGGACTAATGCATCCAGTCTGAGGACTGTTTTCCTTTAACCTTAAATAGTTTCAATGTATAACATATTAAGTTTGGTTATGCTTGCCTACCTTAACACACATCCCTGTGCATTTGAATTAGCTTCATGGTAAATGGAGACCCTAGTACGCTTATTAAGTGTTCTTCTTGAAAGGTTGAGACAGAAATAAACAGGCAAAAGGAGGCAAAAAGGGGATTATCCTCAAAGAATGAAGCTCAAGATAAGGCTATAAGTGTTATAAGATTGCGGTGAGTCATTCATCATGTAGTCATTCCTTTTTTAGGGAGCATTTTTAGTGTTGTGACTAATTTTCAGCATGAAAATTTTACTGGACTGTTTAAATTTCTTTACTTGCAGTGCAGATTTGCAGAGTGCCATTCAGAGTGAAAATTATGCTTTAGCGGCTGAACTGCGGGATCAAATTTCCAAATTAGAGGCAGAGTCTCTGGCTGCATCAGCAAAAGCTCTGGTGTTTGAAACTGCACAATATGCATTTCGTTTAGGGCAGAAAGTGAAGCATaaaatttttggtatataattatCATGCATTTCACTgcattaatttaactttttctaTACTTATTTATGCTCTTAACTTTTGCTTCAGTACAAATGTGACCTTGTACCAAATGGATAGATCCTTCCTGATTGTAATCATTTAGTGTGAGGTGTATGTCAAATGCCTCGTAGAATTATGAATAATTGAAGCCCAAAAGAATCAAATGTCACTAGTAAAAATGAGAGTTGGCTTCTCCCTTTCTGATGATGCAATGATTGATGCTCGAATCTCTTGTTCAAGTGTTTTGTGTCTCTGCATGGGTTCATCAATTAGTCAATGTAAACTAGATTTACCTTATTCCATTGTCATCTCTTAAAATATATCTGGATCACTGGAGTGTCTTTCCTCTCTCGTACACCCcttcccataaaaaaaaaaaaaaaacataaacacaTAAAGAAAGATAAAGAATGTTAGGGGCCTTTGATGCATCTTCCAGATGCCTTTGACACCATAGGATGAGAGGATTTTGGTTTTAATTGCTTTCTTTCTTGTTTCCCTTTCTCAGCTTGTTTATTTTGCTAAAACTTGTGCTATGGCTTTAGGCTATCAAGCTGTAATTTGTGGAATGGATCCAGTGTGCTGTGAATCTAGTTCATGGATGGATACTGCACAAGTCGACAAGTTGCCTCGAGGTTCTAATCAGCCATTTTATCAGGTGCAATTAACCTTATCACTGGctttatcttttctcttttgcCATGAGAATGTAGATGATATAGTAAATGATACagcattatatttttattgccGGATCAATTGCCTCATGAAATAGCATAtgccattttctttttgttttagtcAATTAGATGAGTATGAAGCTGCAGCTGTTGTTAATCTAATCAAggttttcaatttcttcttagGCCTTGGTTGACATGCATGCAGATCCCAATCTACTAGTGGCATATGGTAATTGTAGCAGTTTGATTCTTCTTTGTACCAATATAATCTACTTTTTTCTGTCAGAATGCCTTTTTATCAGTATTCAACTCAACTTGTAGGCTTTACAGAGTTGAGCCTGCATAATACCTGACGTGGATAACATAATTGTATATGTTGGATTCACTATATCCTGTGTTGACATGaaatatagttgtatcttttcTTGGGTTAGTAAAATCCTAGGTTGTTTTAAAGTTATTGCTATTCATCTTTGTGAATGCTCTTATTAAACTTTGAATGGTTTTCCTGTATTGCAGTTCCTGAGGATAATTTGATAGCCCCTGAACAGCCAGACACGGTACGCagaattattgttaaaaattatgaaacatgTCCCCAGAGGATTTTCTTGTTCACATGTGGGCTGCACTTTATCATATACAGGGAAGGTTCGATCATCCATatgtttcctttttattttatgggATGGATACAGCTGGGGATTTCATCCCAATCAAGCAGCTGCGTGAGAAGTATAACAGGCCACGTCATGAAGTGCCCATGGATCCAGAAGATGAGGAGCCGAAGTGACATGCTCGTGAGCTTTGAAGAATCTGAGCTCAAAACATGATACTAAGTACTGTTTTCAATCTTTATTAGTAGTCCTCATCCGTACCCTGTAGTTTGTATATGATCATGATTCTTTtgtatcttttatatatatatatatatatatatatatatatatatatatatatatatatatatatatatatatatatatatatatatatatatatgtatgtatgtatgtatgtatattattttcGTGGGGAGGAATGGAGCCGACTTGCAAAGTTGAGACGGGAAAACAAGCAGGAAAAgttcatgtatttttttttggtgactTTTAAgcgaaagaaaaaaaaaattatcttataataaGGGTGAAGTGATTGTAACAGGAACAAGACTTGAAGGAGCTAACagtatttttttcaaatgaataaataaaacagAAGAAAAGCAACAGCACAACAATATTTAGGAACAAGGACCTGAATTTTATAAATCGGTATCGCCAATTGGAAGCCTGTAGTGGAAAGCCAGTTTCAAGATACGATCATGAATAATATCATTCTTAAATCTTCAAAGCTTTGTCTTCTTTATTCATTGCTCTGAACTTGACCTCAGTTTTTGAACAGAAACCGCCTCAGAATGCTGGCTTTTGCTGCTGACAAACAGAAATCATGACCCTTTACATGCCCTTGTTCAGATCATGCACTACTTTAAGAACTCTAACTCAACTCCATGCCCACCTTTTGGTTACTGGCCGTCACAATGACCCACCCGCCTCCACTAGGCTCATTGAGTCCTATGCCCAAATGGGTACACTCCAATCGTCGAGGCTTGTCTTTGAAACCTTCACAAAACCTGATTCTTTTATGTGGGCCGTCGTCATCAAGTGTTATGTGTGGAACAATCTCTTTGAAGAAGCCATTTCACTCTACCATAAAATGATATGCAAGCACGGCCCTATTAGTAACTTCATATATCCATCGGTTTTGAGAGCTTGTTCTGGTTCTGATGATCTGGGTATTGGTGGAAAAGTTCATGGAAGGATAATCAAGTGTGGATTTGATAATGATGATGTTATTGAGACTTCACTTGTTTGTATGTATGGTGAAATAGGCTGTTTAGACGATGCTAGGGAAGTGTTTGACAAAATGTCGGTTAGAGATGTGGTTTCCTGGAGTTCCATCATTACATGTTGTGTTAACAATGGAAAGGTTGATGAAGGGCTCGATATACTTCGACTGATGATTGTTGAAGGTGTTCAACCGGATTGTGTGACGATGCTTAGTGTGGCTGAGGCTTGTGGCCAATTGTGTGTTCTGAGACTAGCGAGGTCTGTTCATGGTCACATATTACGGAGGAAGATTAAGATTGATGGACCATTGGGCAATTCTCTCATTGTAATGTATAGTAAATGTAATGATTTGTCAAGTGCCGAGACTGTTTTTTTCACGGTTGACAAAAGTTGTACTACTTCATGGACAGCAATGATTTCTTGCTACAACAGAAGTGGTTGTTTTTGGAAAGCTTTGGATGTTTTTCTCA contains:
- the LOC123213957 gene encoding clp protease adapter protein ClpF, chloroplastic, which produces MVQGLSVGTLTISGNGAFHGSTSSWRRHFKLVKKTYLGIDGQCLWEQCVQNLHLRGKPNRLRQRNLRVEAGWLFKGGDQGLDSSSERSEAANEDILIFFFQLDLATRVQCALNMEQYDVAQQLRNKLTEVETEINRQKEAKRGLSSKNEAQDKAISVIRLRADLQSAIQSENYALAAELRDQISKLEAESLAASAKALVFETAQYAFRLGQKVKHKIFGYQAVICGMDPVCCESSSWMDTAQVDKLPRGSNQPFYQALVDMHADPNLLVAYVPEDNLIAPEQPDTGRFDHPYVSFLFYGMDTAGDFIPIKQLREKYNRPRHEVPMDPEDEEPK